Within the Microbacterium sp. 1S1 genome, the region TCGGCGGCCAGGCGGCGGATCTCGGTGGCCCCGAGCAACGTGACGGTCATGGTCCCATTCTCCCGGATGACGGAGGTTCTCCGGAGCGGGGGGGCGGGATCCTGGGCGGGTTCCTCGGCGATGTCTGCGATCATCGCTATCCTTCGGGGATGCCCTCCCTCGGTGAACTGATCGCTCCGCGGCGCCTGGGCAGGGACTTCCGCTGGCTGCTCGCGTCGTCGTGGACGAGCAACGTCGGCGACGGCGTGGCCTTGGCCGCCGCTCCCCTGCTCATCGCGTCATTGACGTCGTCGCCCATCCTCGTGGCGGCCGGAGCCATCCTCCAGTTCCTGCCCTGGCTGCTGTTCGGGCTGCACGCCGGGGCCATCGCCGACCGGTTCGACCGCCGTCGACTCGTCATGACCGCCAACGCGGCGCGGGCCGTGGTCCTCGCGGCGCTCTGCGTCTTCCTCGTGACCGGCACCGCCAACATCGGGATCGTGCTGGCCGTGGCGTTCCTCTACGGCACGGCGGAGGTGTTCGTCGACACGGCAGGGAGCACGCTGCTGCCCATGCTCGTGAAACCGGCCGACCTGGGCATCGGGAACGCGCGGCTGCAGGCGGGCTACCTCGTCGCGAACCAGTTCGCCGGTCCGCCGCTGGGAGCGTTCCTCTTCGCCGCCGGGAGCGCGTGGCCGTTCCTCGTCGAGGTGCTGTGCGTGACGCTCGCGATCGTCCTGGTCTCCCGGATGGCGCGCACCCCCGTCCCGCCGCGGGACGTCGACACCCATCCGCCGGTGCACACCGACATCGCGGAGGGTCTGCGCTGGCTGTGGCGCAACCCGCCGGTGCGCATGCTCGTGCTCATCATCCTCGTCTTCAACGTGACCTGGGCCGCCCCCTGGGGTGTGCTCGTGCTCTACGCCACCGAGCACCTGCAGATGGGGCCGGTGGGCTACGGCGCCCTCACCACCGCCTCCGCGGCGGGCGGGATCCTCGCGACGCTGAGCTTCGGGTGGCTGGAGCGGCACGTGTCCTTCGCGACCCTGATGCGCGTCGTCCTCTCGCTGGAGGTGCTCATGCACCTCGCGTTCGCCCTGACCACCACGGGCGCGGTCGCCCTCGTCATCATGTTCTTCTTCGGCGCGTATGCCTTCGTGTGGGGCACGATCTCCACGACCGTCCGGCAGCGTCTCGTCCCGGCCGCGCTCCAGGGGCGCGTGGCTTCGGTCAACATGGTCGGGGTCTTCGGTGGCATGGTCGTCGGTCAGGCCCTCGGCGGCGTCATCGCACAGACCTGGGGATTGACGGCCCCCTGGTGGTTCGCATTCGGCGGGGCGGCGATCACGCTGCTGCTCGTGTGGAAGCCGATCTCCCATATCGTCAGCGCGAAGCCGGTCGCCGAGACGGGGCCGGAGGACGTCGAGCCGGAGGATCAGTCGGCGAACGAGCCGTAGACCCGCAGCGTGTTCTCGGCGAGCTGCGCGGAGAGCTCGTCCACATCCAGGTCGAGCTCCGCGGCCAGGAAGCGCACGGTGATCGGCACGAGGTAAGGCGCGTTCGGCCGGCCCCGCAACGGCACCGGCGTGAGGAACGGCGCATCCGTCTCCACGAGGAGACGGTCGAGCGGCGTGACCTTGAGGGCATCCCGCAGGTTCTGCGCGTTCTTGAACGTCACGTTCCCGGCGAAGGACAGGTAGTACCCGGCGTCCGCGCACACGCGGGCCATCGCGTCGTCGCCCGAAAAGCAGTGGAACACGGTGCGTTCGGGAGCGCCGACCCGCGTCAGCGTCTCCACCACCGCGTCATGTGCATCCCGGTCGTGGATCTGCATCGCGACGCCGTGCTTCTTGGCGAGGGCGATGTGCGCCTCGAACGAGGCGAACTGCGGACCGCGGCGCTCCGGCTCGGTGCGGAAGAAGTCGAGTCCCGTCTCGCCGATGGCCCGAGTGCGCGGATGGGCGGCGAGTTCGTCGATCACCGCGAGGGCTTCGTCGAGGCGGCCCTCCTCGGCGTAGGTCGGAGCGTCGTTCGGGTGGATGGCCACGGCGGCGAGGACGCGGGGGTCGGAGGCGGCGGCCTCCACCGCCCAGCGGGACGACTCGATGTCGCCGGACGCCTGAACGACGCCCGCGATGCCGACCGCCTCGGCCCGGTCGAGCTGGGTCTTGAGCGACAAGGGCTGCTCACCATCAGCGATCTCGAGATGCGCGTGGTTGTCGTACACGGGCACCGCGAGCGGCTCCGGGGCCGCCGGATACGTCCGGTCCTTGCGCCCGTCGCCCGAGCGTTCGCGCACGTAGGTCTCCGCCATGCTGTCCCGCCCCCGGATATCAGGCCGTGGACTCCACGCGCGGGAACAGCGGCGCGAGGCCGTTGACGCTCGTGCCCGGCTTCAGCAGGCCCCAGGCTCCCGCCTCGCGGATGGGCTGGTCCTGCAGACGACCGAGGGTCTCCGCGGCACCGAGCGCGATCCACAGCTTCTCGGTGGACTGCGGCATGACCGGCGACAGCAGCACGGCGAGCGCGCGCAGGCCCTCGGCGCACGTGTAGAGCACGGTGCCCAGGCGCTCTCGCTGGTCCTCGTCGCGGGCGAGCGCCCACGGCTCGTTCTCCGTGATGTACCCGTTCAGCGCGTCGACGATGGTCCAGATCGCGGAGATCGCCTCATCGATGCGGAACTGGCCGATCGCGGCGTCCGCCTTCGTCGCGGCGTCCGCGACGATCTTCTGGATCGCGAGGTCAGCGTCCGTGTACCCGGCCGCCGGCGGCACGACGCCCTCGAAGTACTTCTCGATCATCGCGGTCGTGCGAGAGGCGAGGTTGCCGAAGCCGTTCGCGAGCTCGGCCTGATAGCGGGCGGAGAGGTCCTCCCAGGAGAACGAGCCGTCCTGACCGAACGCGATCGCGGACAGGAAGTAGAAGCGGTAGGCGTCGGAGCCGAAGACGTCGGTGATCTCGGTCGGCGCGATGCCGGTGAGCTTCGACTTCGACATCTTCTCGCCGCCGACCAGCAGCCAGCCGTGCGCGAACACACCCTTCGGCACGTCGAGCCCCGCCGCCATCAGCAGCGCAGGCCAGATGACGGCGTGGAAGCGGAGGATGTCCTTGCCGACGACGTGGTAGGCGGGCCAGCGGCGCGCGAACGTCTCCTCGTCGGAGCCGTAGCCGACGGCCGTTGCGTAGTTGAGCAGCGCGTCGACCCACACGTAGATGACGTGCGACTCGTCCCACGGCAGCGGGATGCCCCAGTCGAAGGTCGAGCGGGAGATCGAGAGGTCCTTGAGACCCTGGCTCACGAACGACACGACCTCGTTGCGCGCCGAGTCAGGGCGCACGAAGTCGGGCTCGGTCTTGTAGAGCTCGAGCAGGCGGTCCTGGAACTCGCTGAGCTTGAAGAAGTAGTTCTTCTCCTGCAGCAGCTCCAGCGGCTTGGAGTGGATGGCGCAGACCTTCAGCCCCTCGAAAGGCCCCGTGCCGTCGACGATCTCGGACTCCGGCTTGAACTCCTCGCAGCCCACACAGTAGAGCGCCTCGTACTCGCCCGCGTAGATGTACCCGCGGTCGTAGAGCCGCTGGAAGAACGTCTGCACGTTGGTCTCGTGCCGCTCCTGCGTGGTCCGGATGAAGTCGTCGTTCGCGACGTCGAGGGTCTTGAGCAGCGGGAACCAGCTCTCGCTGACGAGCTTGTCGACCCACTCCTGCGGGGTGACGCCGTTCGCGGCCGCCGCCCGCAGCATCTTCTGACCGTGCTCGTCCGTGCCGGTGAGCATCCAGGTGTCGTCGCCCGCCTGGCGGTGCCACCGTGCGAGGGTGTCGACGGCCACCGTCGTGTACCCGTGACCGATGTGGGGCACATCAGAGGGGTAGTAGATGGGCGTGGTGATGTAGAAGGAGTCGCCAGCGGGCATGGGGACAATTCTAGGTGCCCCCATGCCCGTGGTTACGCCGCGCGGCCCGTCAGAGGCCATTGCGGCGGGCGACCTCGCCGAGCCAGGCCAGCGAGGGCTTCGGGAACCGCTCGAAGGTCTCGTGGTCGAAGCCGATGAGACCGAAGGTCGGCCGGAAGCCACTCGCCCATTCGTAGTTGTCCAGCGCGCTCCAGTGCTGGTAGGCGCGGACCTCGATGCCGTCGCTGATGGCGCGATGCAGCCCCTCCAGCGCTCCCTGCGTGTAGGCGATGCGCCGGGTGTCGTCG harbors:
- the metG gene encoding methionine--tRNA ligase translates to MPAGDSFYITTPIYYPSDVPHIGHGYTTVAVDTLARWHRQAGDDTWMLTGTDEHGQKMLRAAAANGVTPQEWVDKLVSESWFPLLKTLDVANDDFIRTTQERHETNVQTFFQRLYDRGYIYAGEYEALYCVGCEEFKPESEIVDGTGPFEGLKVCAIHSKPLELLQEKNYFFKLSEFQDRLLELYKTEPDFVRPDSARNEVVSFVSQGLKDLSISRSTFDWGIPLPWDESHVIYVWVDALLNYATAVGYGSDEETFARRWPAYHVVGKDILRFHAVIWPALLMAAGLDVPKGVFAHGWLLVGGEKMSKSKLTGIAPTEITDVFGSDAYRFYFLSAIAFGQDGSFSWEDLSARYQAELANGFGNLASRTTAMIEKYFEGVVPPAAGYTDADLAIQKIVADAATKADAAIGQFRIDEAISAIWTIVDALNGYITENEPWALARDEDQRERLGTVLYTCAEGLRALAVLLSPVMPQSTEKLWIALGAAETLGRLQDQPIREAGAWGLLKPGTSVNGLAPLFPRVESTA
- a CDS encoding MFS transporter, whose translation is MPSLGELIAPRRLGRDFRWLLASSWTSNVGDGVALAAAPLLIASLTSSPILVAAGAILQFLPWLLFGLHAGAIADRFDRRRLVMTANAARAVVLAALCVFLVTGTANIGIVLAVAFLYGTAEVFVDTAGSTLLPMLVKPADLGIGNARLQAGYLVANQFAGPPLGAFLFAAGSAWPFLVEVLCVTLAIVLVSRMARTPVPPRDVDTHPPVHTDIAEGLRWLWRNPPVRMLVLIILVFNVTWAAPWGVLVLYATEHLQMGPVGYGALTTASAAGGILATLSFGWLERHVSFATLMRVVLSLEVLMHLAFALTTTGAVALVIMFFFGAYAFVWGTISTTVRQRLVPAALQGRVASVNMVGVFGGMVVGQALGGVIAQTWGLTAPWWFAFGGAAITLLLVWKPISHIVSAKPVAETGPEDVEPEDQSANEP
- a CDS encoding TatD family hydrolase; the protein is MAETYVRERSGDGRKDRTYPAAPEPLAVPVYDNHAHLEIADGEQPLSLKTQLDRAEAVGIAGVVQASGDIESSRWAVEAAASDPRVLAAVAIHPNDAPTYAEEGRLDEALAVIDELAAHPRTRAIGETGLDFFRTEPERRGPQFASFEAHIALAKKHGVAMQIHDRDAHDAVVETLTRVGAPERTVFHCFSGDDAMARVCADAGYYLSFAGNVTFKNAQNLRDALKVTPLDRLLVETDAPFLTPVPLRGRPNAPYLVPITVRFLAAELDLDVDELSAQLAENTLRVYGSFAD